In Planctomicrobium piriforme, the following proteins share a genomic window:
- a CDS encoding toxin-antitoxin system YwqK family antitoxin: MRSRSSSTVGFVFVFMTTSVLAASSAMGVFPSAATIGTKRVCRVFDDGHWQEQYVLMDGVTQHGITSDFQRYPDGRVEKIFEITYHRGEYVAWADFWPNGQIRTKGYEPYPGSEIRYEFYDEKGNLTEKY; this comes from the coding sequence ATGCGGTCTCGGTCTTCTTCGACAGTCGGTTTTGTCTTCGTGTTCATGACCACCAGCGTTCTCGCGGCCTCGTCAGCGATGGGGGTCTTCCCCTCAGCCGCCACGATCGGCACCAAACGGGTCTGCCGCGTCTTTGACGACGGGCACTGGCAAGAACAGTATGTCCTCATGGACGGCGTGACGCAGCATGGCATCACGTCTGATTTTCAGCGCTACCCGGACGGGCGTGTGGAAAAGATCTTTGAGATCACTTACCACCGCGGAGAGTACGTCGCCTGGGCTGATTTCTGGCCGAACGGACAGATTCGCACCAAAGGCTACGAACCCTACCCCGGCAGCGAAATCCGTTACGAGTTCTACGACGAAAAGGGGAACCTGACGGAGAAGTACTAA
- a CDS encoding carbon storage regulator, translating to MLVLSRKPGERILIGEDIAVTVVRIGPNTVRIGIDAPRTMNIVRDELCHSEEDAGKPAQKLVAEQ from the coding sequence ATGCTGGTTCTCTCAAGGAAGCCCGGAGAGCGGATTTTGATTGGCGAAGACATCGCCGTGACCGTCGTGCGCATCGGTCCGAATACCGTGCGGATTGGCATCGACGCTCCGCGGACAATGAACATTGTCCGCGATGAGCTGTGCCATTCAGAAGAAGACGCAGGCAAGCCGGCTCAGAAACTGGTTGCCGAGCAATAG
- a CDS encoding UvrB/UvrC motif-containing protein: MARKRRLLAPLENPTDLFAPGHYASVLAPVRSIPLLGTKQELRRRVRCECFDGPGVYGMLDADQQLIYVGMSRLLKRRLLSYFASRSGGKKEFRIGRRAKSLLWQPAAHELIAWLRERELIRTFRPAYNVQGHPTRMQLGYIVQFDDPAPAFSLERQIPRSHIGVWGPVPLTQYVKQAVEKLNHHFQLRDCARSTPMRFRGDPALFEGVEATPCLRADLGSCLAPCIAACTRRGYSSSVRAAKQFLDGSPDECFLKLKTEMRTAAQTQRYERAAKARDTLQALQRLDHHLRRFHDWSSQANFVYPIESRLDNQTWWLLCLRGNVIAAVPAPTDRESRRAVNLQLSAALRTLAGSSPQRSVTSAHEFDSARTLYRWFHRNPEERPRRLTLREAKKS, from the coding sequence ATGGCCCGAAAACGCCGCCTGCTGGCTCCGCTCGAAAATCCGACGGACCTCTTTGCGCCCGGTCATTACGCCTCTGTGCTTGCTCCCGTGAGATCCATTCCGCTGCTGGGAACGAAGCAGGAACTCCGCCGCCGCGTTCGCTGCGAGTGTTTCGACGGGCCTGGCGTCTACGGGATGCTCGATGCCGACCAGCAACTGATCTATGTCGGGATGTCGCGGCTCCTCAAGCGGCGGCTCCTCTCGTACTTCGCCTCTCGCTCTGGCGGAAAGAAAGAATTTCGCATCGGTCGCCGGGCGAAATCGCTGCTCTGGCAGCCGGCGGCGCATGAGCTGATTGCCTGGCTTCGGGAACGGGAACTGATCAGAACATTTCGGCCCGCCTATAACGTGCAGGGGCACCCAACGCGGATGCAGCTCGGCTACATCGTCCAGTTCGACGATCCTGCCCCCGCCTTCTCGCTCGAACGCCAGATTCCCCGGTCGCACATCGGAGTCTGGGGACCGGTGCCGCTCACGCAATACGTCAAACAGGCGGTCGAGAAGCTGAACCATCATTTCCAGCTCCGCGACTGTGCCCGATCAACCCCCATGCGATTTCGTGGCGATCCGGCCCTCTTCGAGGGCGTCGAAGCCACGCCCTGCCTGAGAGCGGACCTGGGAAGCTGCCTGGCCCCTTGCATCGCCGCGTGCACGCGGCGCGGCTACTCGAGTTCAGTCCGTGCGGCGAAACAGTTTCTCGACGGTTCCCCCGACGAGTGCTTTCTCAAACTGAAAACCGAGATGCGGACCGCCGCCCAAACGCAGCGGTACGAACGGGCCGCCAAAGCCCGAGACACTCTCCAAGCACTCCAGCGGCTGGACCATCATCTGCGGCGGTTTCACGACTGGTCGAGTCAGGCGAACTTTGTTTACCCCATCGAATCCCGCCTCGACAACCAAACGTGGTGGCTGTTGTGTCTGAGAGGAAATGTGATCGCCGCCGTTCCCGCCCCGACCGACCGGGAATCCCGCCGAGCTGTGAATCTGCAACTCAGCGCCGCCCTGAGAACCTTAGCCGGATCATCACCGCAGCGAAGCGTGACCAGCGCCCACGAATTCGACTCCGCCAGAACGCTCTACCGCTGGTTCCACCGCAACCCCGAAGAACGCCCCCGCCGCCTGACGCTCCGCGAAGCGAAGAAGAGTTGA
- a CDS encoding DUF1328 domain-containing protein has product MLSWAITFLVVALIAAVFGFGGIAAGAASIAKILFLVFIVLFLVSLIAGVSRRPMV; this is encoded by the coding sequence ATGTTGAGCTGGGCAATTACATTTCTGGTCGTCGCACTGATCGCCGCCGTCTTTGGTTTCGGGGGAATCGCAGCAGGGGCAGCTTCGATTGCCAAGATTCTCTTCCTGGTGTTCATCGTGCTGTTTCTGGTCAGCCTGATCGCCGGGGTCTCACGCCGTCCGATGGTGTAG
- a CDS encoding nucleoside permease, translating into MNVGLLVRLSIMMFLQFFVWGSWYATVGNYMGAHEMSGLIAWAYSVGPIAAIAAPLFLGLIADRYFATERVLGIMHLLGAVTLFMAPQFSGTAFIWILLIHMLCYMPTLGLTNTLAFHHITNAEKEFPIVRVAGTFGWIAAGVLVSSFLKADKLDTQFYLASGASVLLGLYSFTLPHTAPPAKGQPASISSILGFDSIKMMKSPNFAVFIIGSFLVCIPLSTYYAFAPVFVAASGSASPATTMSFGQMSEVFFMLAMPMFFARLGVKWMLLVGMLAWVVRYGLFAGAAASGAYWMVLGGVLLHGICYDFFFVTGYIYVDKRADKNIRGQAQSFLVLVTQGLGMLIGAQISGFVLRSLDSSPNPVLTMPQWQTFWIVPCVMAAVVMLVFGLLFRDDTAKLTEAEIGEGLGHVPAATDVI; encoded by the coding sequence ATGAACGTCGGCCTGCTGGTCCGCTTGTCGATCATGATGTTTCTGCAGTTCTTCGTCTGGGGGAGCTGGTACGCCACCGTCGGCAATTACATGGGCGCGCACGAGATGTCCGGCCTGATTGCCTGGGCGTACTCGGTGGGCCCGATCGCGGCCATTGCCGCTCCCCTCTTTCTGGGTTTGATCGCCGACCGTTACTTCGCCACCGAACGGGTTCTGGGCATCATGCATTTGCTCGGCGCGGTCACCTTGTTTATGGCGCCGCAATTCAGCGGGACGGCGTTCATCTGGATTCTCCTGATCCACATGCTCTGCTACATGCCGACCCTGGGACTCACCAACACACTGGCATTCCACCACATCACCAACGCGGAAAAAGAATTTCCCATCGTGCGGGTCGCCGGAACATTTGGCTGGATCGCCGCCGGAGTCCTGGTGAGTTCTTTCCTGAAAGCAGACAAACTCGATACTCAGTTCTATCTGGCATCGGGAGCCTCCGTATTGCTGGGACTCTATAGCTTTACTCTGCCGCACACGGCCCCGCCGGCAAAAGGCCAGCCGGCTTCGATCTCCAGCATTCTGGGCTTTGACAGTATCAAGATGATGAAGTCGCCCAACTTCGCGGTCTTCATCATCGGCTCCTTCCTCGTGTGTATTCCGCTTTCAACCTACTACGCATTTGCACCTGTGTTTGTCGCGGCCTCGGGCTCAGCCTCCCCGGCGACGACGATGTCCTTCGGGCAGATGTCCGAAGTCTTCTTCATGCTCGCCATGCCGATGTTCTTCGCGCGACTGGGCGTGAAGTGGATGTTGCTGGTCGGGATGCTGGCCTGGGTGGTGCGCTACGGCCTGTTTGCGGGTGCCGCCGCGAGCGGAGCCTACTGGATGGTCCTGGGCGGCGTGCTGCTGCATGGCATCTGTTACGACTTCTTCTTCGTGACCGGTTACATCTATGTGGACAAGCGGGCCGACAAGAACATTCGCGGCCAGGCCCAGAGCTTCCTCGTGCTGGTGACGCAGGGACTCGGGATGTTGATTGGAGCCCAGATCAGCGGCTTCGTCTTGAGAAGTCTCGACAGCAGCCCCAACCCGGTGCTGACGATGCCGCAGTGGCAAACCTTCTGGATCGTCCCCTGCGTGATGGCCGCTGTGGTCATGCTGGTCTTCGGCCTCCTGTTCCGGGATGACACGGCAAAGTTGACCGAAGCCGAAATCGGAGAAGGGCTGGGACACGTTCCCGCGGCCACCGACGTCATTTGA
- a CDS encoding AI-2E family transporter — protein MSESAALAAPLAADASLSGLAGDAASSALPEPAAATEEKPAAAESLEATTADKDSLTVESRRLLVFEKRESIALTILAGLAILVALYQTRAIMLPVTLAVLLALTLRPVLRKLHKLGIPDNVGAGLIIAGLLAVVLLGVVNLIGPAREWIGDMPANIAKLQEKLHSVSGQFKYLSEMNSQMQKMASGGSGDRPLAVEISQPALSANVALISNTGNFIGAIMLVIGLTFFFLAFGDSMLNNLLRVLDTYSEKKRTVELVYDVEKGVASYLFLVTVINVGLGIATAIALWLLGVPNAALWGVMAAAFNYIPVFGAIAGVLIVAVVSLLSFDSVVYAAIPPLVFLALTTFESNLITPPLLGRSMSLNPILVFLSLIFWGWIWGIGGAFLAVPLLAVTKLTCERFERTKPIAILIEA, from the coding sequence ATGTCTGAGTCTGCTGCTCTCGCTGCGCCTTTGGCTGCAGACGCTTCTTTATCTGGTTTAGCCGGCGATGCTGCCTCATCCGCGTTGCCTGAGCCTGCGGCTGCAACGGAAGAAAAGCCTGCCGCTGCTGAATCGCTTGAGGCCACCACTGCGGATAAGGATTCGCTCACCGTTGAATCGCGACGTTTGCTGGTCTTTGAAAAACGGGAGTCGATCGCACTGACGATTTTGGCCGGGCTGGCGATTCTGGTGGCCCTGTATCAAACCCGGGCCATCATGTTGCCGGTCACCCTGGCAGTGCTGCTCGCGCTCACGCTGCGGCCGGTGCTCCGCAAGCTTCACAAGCTTGGCATCCCCGATAATGTTGGAGCGGGACTGATTATCGCCGGACTGCTGGCGGTTGTGCTGCTGGGGGTCGTGAACCTGATTGGCCCCGCGCGGGAATGGATCGGCGATATGCCGGCGAACATTGCAAAATTACAGGAAAAGTTGCATTCGGTGAGCGGGCAGTTCAAGTATCTCTCGGAGATGAATTCGCAGATGCAGAAGATGGCGAGCGGCGGCAGCGGTGATCGTCCGTTGGCAGTCGAGATCTCTCAACCTGCGCTGTCGGCGAACGTGGCGCTCATCAGCAATACAGGGAACTTTATCGGCGCGATCATGCTGGTGATCGGGCTCACATTTTTCTTTCTGGCGTTTGGCGATTCGATGCTGAACAACTTGTTACGGGTGCTCGACACCTATTCGGAAAAGAAGCGGACCGTGGAGCTGGTTTACGACGTGGAAAAAGGGGTCGCGTCGTACCTGTTTCTGGTCACGGTGATCAATGTCGGGTTGGGGATCGCGACCGCGATCGCGCTGTGGTTACTGGGAGTTCCCAATGCCGCGCTCTGGGGAGTGATGGCCGCGGCGTTCAATTATATCCCAGTGTTTGGCGCGATTGCCGGAGTTCTGATCGTCGCTGTCGTCTCTCTCCTTTCGTTCGACAGTGTCGTCTATGCCGCTATTCCGCCGCTGGTCTTTTTGGCGCTGACCACGTTTGAAAGCAACCTGATCACGCCGCCGCTACTGGGGCGATCGATGAGCCTGAATCCGATTCTGGTCTTTCTGTCGCTCATTTTCTGGGGCTGGATCTGGGGAATTGGTGGGGCATTCCTGGCTGTGCCGCTGCTGGCCGTCACGAAACTGACTTGCGAGCGGTTCGAGCGGACCAAGCCGATTGCCATTCTCATCGAAGCCTGA
- a CDS encoding phage holin family protein, whose product MKPNKPANAYAKARHSATALLKDTLHLADLQFQLFSVDAAEFWKRAKVGIVCGVGASVITLGSVILLMFSLSEFLESSFELSQEFAKAIVASITLLVGGGVLAVCFRQLTKAGSALKRSQTELQENLIWLRSVLSHDEEQ is encoded by the coding sequence GTGAAACCGAATAAGCCGGCTAACGCCTATGCGAAAGCACGTCACAGCGCCACGGCGCTATTGAAGGACACGCTGCATTTGGCTGACCTGCAGTTTCAGTTATTCAGTGTCGATGCCGCTGAGTTCTGGAAACGCGCGAAGGTTGGCATCGTCTGCGGAGTCGGCGCAAGCGTAATTACGCTCGGATCGGTCATCCTGCTGATGTTCAGTCTTTCCGAGTTCCTGGAGTCGAGCTTTGAGCTCTCACAGGAATTTGCCAAGGCGATCGTGGCCTCCATCACGTTGTTGGTCGGCGGAGGAGTTCTTGCCGTCTGTTTCCGTCAACTGACAAAGGCGGGATCCGCACTGAAAAGATCACAAACCGAGTTGCAGGAAAATCTCATCTGGCTGCGATCTGTTCTCAGCCATGATGAAGAACAATAA
- the proB gene encoding glutamate 5-kinase, whose protein sequence is MQNLVRQEVVTSAQTVVIKLGTNVLSRDDDRLDTDRINGLAEQIHRIRLSGRKVVMVSSGAVGAGIGLLGLSGRPKDLPHLQAAAATGQAHLMRTYDDAFKKFGYHAAQLLLTANDFRHRDRYLNVRNTISTLFEYGVVPIINENDTVSVREIKFGDNDRLAAMVTNLLQNPLLIILSVVDGLFDGNPTDPNAKRIPLIDHWDDSLMGLAQNVKSTRGTGGMFTKLEAVRMATAVGECVIIANGKDPQVLDRVMAGEDVGTLFTAKGSLVPAWKRWIGFTITPRGKLHLDPGAVKAVEHNGKSLLPIGIARVEGSFEKGELVSLIDPDGHEFARGLTNYDATAVASVARKRSDEIQARLGGVAYEEVIHRDNLCVTR, encoded by the coding sequence ATGCAGAATCTCGTCAGACAGGAGGTCGTGACTTCGGCCCAGACGGTGGTCATCAAGCTGGGCACCAACGTGCTCTCACGCGATGACGACCGGCTCGACACCGACCGTATTAACGGCCTCGCGGAACAGATCCATCGCATCCGCCTGAGCGGCCGCAAAGTGGTCATGGTTTCCAGCGGCGCCGTCGGCGCCGGCATTGGACTCCTTGGCCTCAGCGGGCGGCCCAAAGACCTTCCGCATCTGCAGGCGGCCGCGGCGACAGGGCAGGCGCACCTGATGCGCACCTACGATGACGCCTTCAAGAAATTCGGCTATCACGCCGCCCAGTTGCTGCTGACAGCGAACGACTTCCGCCATCGCGACCGTTATCTCAACGTCCGCAACACGATCAGCACGCTGTTCGAATATGGCGTCGTCCCGATCATCAACGAGAACGACACGGTCAGCGTCCGCGAGATCAAATTCGGCGACAACGACCGCCTGGCGGCGATGGTCACGAACCTGCTGCAGAATCCGTTGCTGATCATTCTCTCAGTTGTCGACGGCCTGTTCGATGGCAATCCGACCGATCCGAATGCGAAGCGCATCCCGCTGATCGATCACTGGGACGATTCGCTGATGGGCCTCGCTCAGAACGTGAAAAGCACGCGCGGCACCGGCGGCATGTTCACCAAGCTCGAAGCAGTGCGGATGGCAACCGCCGTCGGCGAATGCGTGATCATCGCCAACGGTAAAGACCCGCAGGTACTCGATCGGGTCATGGCCGGCGAGGACGTCGGAACCTTGTTCACGGCGAAGGGAAGCCTGGTGCCTGCCTGGAAACGCTGGATCGGCTTTACGATTACGCCGCGAGGCAAGCTGCACCTCGATCCGGGCGCGGTCAAAGCGGTCGAACACAACGGCAAATCGTTGCTGCCGATCGGCATTGCACGCGTCGAGGGAAGCTTCGAAAAAGGGGAGCTCGTCTCGCTGATCGATCCCGACGGGCACGAGTTTGCCCGTGGATTGACGAATTACGACGCCACGGCAGTGGCTTCGGTCGCCAGAAAACGATCAGATGAAATTCAGGCCAGGCTGGGAGGCGTCGCGTACGAGGAAGTCATCCATCGCGACAATCTGTGTGTGACCAGGTAG
- a CDS encoding serine/threonine-protein kinase yields MTERDDRLATALDLLTAQQRGGDPVQLETVLQKFPDLAEEIQSLWATAQLADQLGQFCSSSPPVDNEPPEAPAGPRKMVLGDYQLLEEIGRGGMGIVFRARQRHPERIVAVKMLLRGEFATSVHRARFEVEADAAARLDHPHIVAIYEAGIENGQPYFSMPFIEGTTLARRIAERTLSDREAAELLIPVCRAVGYAHQRGVLHRDLKPSNILIDRLGHPYVSDFGLAKRVETDPTDGGPLSLTESGAILGTPGYLAPEQAAGSRGIVSPATDVYSLGAILYACVTGRAPFQAANPVDALLMVLEQDPPPPRLLHPKIDIDLEMIILKALQKPVDLRYRTADALADDLSAYLRHEPVSARSSHLSQVISRAFRPTHHVGVLENWGLLWMWHAAVILVLCIITDVLRNHGVDSRWTYVVLWTIGLGAWGIIFWNLRHRAGPVTFVERQVAHLWAASMACSTSLYGVEWLLGLPVLTLSPVLALFAGSVFLAKAGILSGEFYLHSAALFATAIPMAIWPRVSVTIFGVVSALTFGLSGLKFHLLRRTNRRRGASPPQGNE; encoded by the coding sequence ATGACCGAACGCGACGATCGTCTGGCGACTGCTCTGGATCTGCTCACCGCGCAGCAGCGGGGAGGAGACCCCGTCCAGCTCGAAACGGTTCTCCAGAAATTTCCCGATCTGGCGGAAGAGATCCAGTCGCTCTGGGCAACGGCCCAGTTGGCAGATCAGCTCGGACAGTTCTGCTCGTCGTCGCCGCCGGTTGATAACGAACCCCCAGAGGCCCCTGCTGGTCCCCGCAAAATGGTCTTGGGGGACTATCAACTGCTCGAGGAAATTGGCCGGGGGGGCATGGGCATTGTCTTTCGGGCCCGGCAACGGCACCCCGAGCGGATCGTCGCCGTGAAGATGCTGTTGCGAGGCGAGTTTGCCACATCTGTGCATCGTGCCCGCTTTGAAGTGGAAGCGGACGCGGCGGCCCGGCTCGACCACCCGCACATTGTGGCAATCTACGAAGCCGGAATCGAAAACGGTCAGCCCTATTTCAGCATGCCGTTCATCGAGGGGACGACCCTCGCCCGCCGGATTGCGGAACGAACCCTGTCCGACCGCGAGGCAGCCGAGCTACTGATTCCAGTCTGTCGTGCGGTCGGTTACGCCCATCAACGAGGGGTGCTGCATCGCGACTTGAAGCCCTCCAATATTCTCATCGATCGCCTCGGGCATCCTTACGTCTCCGATTTTGGTCTCGCGAAACGGGTGGAGACCGACCCAACCGATGGTGGCCCGCTATCGCTGACCGAGTCAGGTGCGATTTTGGGAACGCCAGGGTATCTCGCGCCGGAACAGGCGGCGGGGAGTCGGGGAATTGTCAGTCCCGCCACCGACGTCTACAGCCTGGGAGCGATTCTGTACGCCTGTGTCACCGGCCGCGCGCCGTTTCAGGCGGCGAATCCGGTCGATGCCCTGCTGATGGTGCTGGAGCAGGATCCTCCGCCGCCGCGGCTGCTGCACCCGAAGATCGACATCGATCTCGAAATGATCATTCTCAAAGCTTTGCAGAAACCGGTTGATCTGCGGTATCGCACGGCCGATGCCCTGGCGGATGATCTTTCGGCCTATCTGCGGCATGAACCGGTCTCAGCGCGTTCGTCGCATCTGTCACAGGTGATCAGCCGCGCGTTTCGGCCAACGCATCATGTTGGCGTGCTGGAGAACTGGGGCTTGCTCTGGATGTGGCACGCCGCGGTGATTCTCGTGCTGTGCATCATCACTGACGTGTTGCGGAATCACGGAGTGGATTCCCGCTGGACTTATGTGGTGCTGTGGACAATCGGCCTCGGCGCCTGGGGCATCATCTTCTGGAACCTGCGGCATCGGGCCGGGCCGGTGACATTTGTGGAGCGTCAGGTCGCGCATCTGTGGGCCGCGAGTATGGCGTGTTCGACGTCGCTTTATGGCGTGGAATGGCTCCTGGGCCTGCCCGTTTTGACCCTGTCGCCGGTGCTGGCGCTGTTCGCAGGCTCGGTCTTTCTCGCCAAGGCCGGGATTCTCTCAGGCGAGTTCTACCTGCACAGTGCGGCCCTGTTTGCGACGGCGATTCCGATGGCGATCTGGCCGCGAGTGTCAGTGACGATTTTCGGCGTCGTTTCAGCGTTGACGTTTGGACTGTCGGGGCTGAAGTTCCACCTGTTGCGACGGACAAATCGCCGTCGCGGTGCGAGTCCGCCGCAGGGAAACGAATGA
- a CDS encoding CsbD family protein, whose product MITRQELEGKWKQLKGQIREHWGQLTDDELQRVKGDAEQLVGVIQEKTGQSRREIEDYLEHLVNDGQSALHHATETARQYADVAGKKLQDGYRQVEEQVEARYVEAKDMVRTKPLESVIAAFGAGIISGVVVALLLRSNNRS is encoded by the coding sequence ATGATTACGCGACAGGAACTCGAAGGAAAATGGAAACAACTCAAGGGCCAGATTCGCGAACATTGGGGCCAGTTGACCGACGATGAACTGCAGCGCGTCAAAGGCGATGCCGAGCAACTCGTGGGAGTCATTCAGGAAAAAACCGGCCAGTCGCGTCGTGAAATTGAAGACTACCTGGAACACCTCGTCAACGATGGTCAGAGCGCGCTGCACCATGCGACCGAGACGGCTCGTCAGTACGCGGATGTCGCCGGCAAAAAATTGCAGGACGGGTATCGGCAGGTCGAAGAGCAGGTCGAAGCCCGGTATGTCGAAGCCAAGGACATGGTCCGGACGAAGCCCCTGGAATCAGTGATTGCCGCCTTTGGGGCCGGGATCATCTCTGGCGTCGTCGTCGCCCTGCTGCTGCGTTCGAACAACCGGTCGTAA
- a CDS encoding permease has product MRVFVKRDLDGFCGLFVDNLVQLLLIVGLGAGLCGMSSDLLFRVILPGTAISILLGNVFYAWQAHRLAKKTGRDDVTALPFGINTPSLIVFVFFVIKPEFDRTGDAMAAWRMGLLACLGSGVIEFVGAFVAEPIRRVTPRAALLSTLAGIAIGFISMTFALQIFNKPLIAMLPLAIVLVGLFSRVSLPLGLPSGFVAVLVGTATAWLMVPLMKIAALPDWVTYGAANVAAVTDSLAHVHWSPPVWCGETILDTLKAMDKWVPFLSVVIPMGLFNVVGSLQNIESAEAAGDKYSTMPSMAVNGIATIVAALLGSCFPTTIYIGHPGWKALGARAGYSTLNGLVITGLALFGLVGLVAAVVPIEAGAAIVLWIGIIITAQAFQATPNEHAPAVAVGLFPAIAAWGATVMMGAFGIAGGQTLQQVVSPAAVVAAEGETATPPPAKPKAEVNGFLVHGLLLMERGYIFTCMILAAASACLIDRKFGAASVWMLFAALFTGLGVMHAYQIYTGFAFDYLFRFVTPAEGAFAYRADDIAIGYLLCAIFFFLIGRWAKDQPVGAGH; this is encoded by the coding sequence ATGAGAGTGTTCGTCAAACGCGACCTGGATGGATTCTGCGGCCTGTTTGTCGACAATCTGGTGCAACTGCTGCTGATTGTCGGACTCGGCGCCGGACTGTGCGGGATGTCCTCCGACCTGTTGTTTCGCGTGATTCTCCCAGGCACGGCGATCAGCATTCTGCTGGGGAATGTGTTCTACGCCTGGCAGGCGCATCGGCTCGCTAAGAAGACCGGCCGCGACGATGTGACCGCGCTCCCGTTTGGGATCAACACGCCGTCGCTGATTGTGTTCGTGTTCTTCGTGATCAAGCCGGAGTTTGACCGCACAGGCGATGCGATGGCCGCCTGGCGGATGGGACTGCTGGCCTGCCTGGGGAGCGGTGTGATTGAGTTTGTCGGGGCTTTTGTTGCCGAGCCGATTCGTCGCGTGACTCCCCGAGCCGCGCTCCTCTCGACGCTGGCCGGCATCGCGATCGGCTTCATCTCGATGACGTTCGCCCTGCAGATCTTCAACAAGCCGCTGATTGCGATGCTCCCGCTGGCGATTGTGCTGGTAGGGCTATTCTCGCGAGTGTCGCTGCCGCTGGGCCTGCCGAGCGGCTTTGTGGCCGTTCTTGTCGGCACCGCGACTGCCTGGCTGATGGTTCCGCTCATGAAGATCGCGGCGCTGCCGGACTGGGTCACTTATGGCGCGGCGAATGTGGCCGCAGTGACCGATTCGCTTGCCCATGTCCATTGGAGCCCACCGGTGTGGTGCGGCGAAACGATTCTCGACACCCTCAAAGCGATGGACAAATGGGTGCCGTTTCTGTCGGTGGTGATTCCGATGGGACTGTTCAACGTGGTCGGCAGCCTGCAGAACATCGAGTCCGCCGAAGCGGCAGGCGATAAGTACTCGACGATGCCGTCGATGGCGGTCAACGGCATCGCCACCATCGTGGCTGCATTACTGGGAAGCTGTTTTCCGACGACGATCTACATCGGCCACCCTGGCTGGAAAGCCCTCGGCGCCCGAGCCGGCTATTCGACCTTGAACGGGCTGGTGATCACCGGATTGGCGTTGTTCGGGCTGGTGGGACTGGTCGCCGCCGTGGTCCCCATCGAGGCAGGTGCTGCGATTGTCCTCTGGATCGGCATCATCATTACCGCACAAGCGTTCCAGGCGACTCCCAATGAACACGCCCCCGCTGTGGCGGTCGGCTTGTTCCCGGCGATTGCCGCCTGGGGCGCGACCGTGATGATGGGCGCGTTTGGCATCGCAGGGGGCCAGACCTTGCAACAAGTGGTCAGCCCCGCCGCCGTTGTGGCCGCGGAAGGAGAGACCGCGACGCCCCCTCCCGCCAAACCAAAAGCCGAAGTCAACGGCTTCTTGGTGCATGGCCTGCTGCTCATGGAGCGGGGCTACATCTTCACCTGTATGATTCTCGCCGCGGCCTCAGCATGCCTGATCGACCGCAAGTTTGGCGCGGCGTCGGTGTGGATGCTGTTCGCAGCGCTGTTCACCGGGCTGGGAGTGATGCATGCCTATCAGATCTACACCGGCTTCGCGTTCGACTACCTGTTCCGCTTCGTCACCCCCGCCGAAGGCGCTTTCGCGTACAGGGCAGACGACATCGCCATCGGCTACCTGCTCTGCGCGATCTTCTTCTTCCTGATCGGCCGCTGGGCCAAAGACCAACCCGTCGGCGCCGGGCACTGA